One segment of Apus apus isolate bApuApu2 chromosome 1, bApuApu2.pri.cur, whole genome shotgun sequence DNA contains the following:
- the SCAF11 gene encoding protein SCAF11 isoform X2, producing the protein MKNRKQCIEDTEGQNHEGVEGEENEENCSCSALLFGGDMCPICLNCLMEQEIGFPENCSHIFCMTCILRWAETQAVCPIDRRPFQAVCRLDELEERIKIQVKKQRRRKEEEENCACNKGKYSHAKMRRFVRRAVCPDRGPLAAKLSKVVKKKYSNIFCEKRSKKALYVKVNKPSRQTCWNECLRTTFFSTLPAGSSNEESFFSCRNDCTEFTEVNAAIRQKRQELELSCPSVLARVERIPLMSHGAQAETFLLTSTTLTGTILPSIRPLENFESLGKGYAVACTQEGEEKKQASGSSGTRGTRRKLVSTTPRRRSARNSKNETLGQSRSSPRSSSSACGSSDGNNPSLSTSPSESEKAPPKRKSKRIVKQPTPVVKKKLRSSTRSEKSSSDSVEDDDVAESEAVLTLDKDQQSDNESSNTSFSQKNNAETESANGLESCTEHAEIEETTGECDKGEDTSGNADVSFSAQESPVPASVGECQEFEVKGVTEKNADHKNRDLCENTGEQIQTVASPRDEVCDHATFEKVDQRLCSPQNELMENVETVTKTDQPTASPKNELLECPESSQKDEPLESTRSELPQHPEAIEIDNSEAEEKTIVDCASADIQNLKTVPDEEPDTSVHSVSMDSTSEQSLKDIAMPESEEGRTSESLQLNAEHKHFGEDNNEMIPMDCDSFCSDQNEPQIEQLPPVESTEQGEVNLQCNVENCTSVLGLSDEKDEANPEEKECQSELKKEKKTRTRRSRFHSPSTTWSPSRREGRKSQSPSPKREVTRDRSSRSPKKETVREGRRSSSRSPKRETLKDEKKTPSRSPKRETVRESRRSSSRSRTKDSSPRQQSRSRSSDRDSQRRDRDRERRTRRWSRSRSRSRSRSRSRTRSKGSSFSRSERDSHSPRWKERRSSDSWRSPRGNDRYRRSDQEKQNESLNKEKDNTEKTNDQYSSDKQRNDCPDWVMERINAVPEVRNREREKPHWEDARHDNSGHSWNKNFGSGWIPNRGRGQRGRGGRGRGGFMYGDQSENHWQNRKPVSGNANVSGNETSRFPEHQPYKRKNEQDYSFDTPADRSGWTSASSWAVRKTLPADVQNYYSRRGRNSSSPQSGWGMRQEEEAPEQDPNLKDQGNQQSDGSQLPINMMQQQMNVMPQVNAQHQPMNIFPYPVGVPPPMMNMQRNPFSIPPPMPMHLPTGVPLIQGIPNATHVSNNMSAPALPAPTAVVASVGTVQGPSSSNATSSSHIKNSNAAVKLGENKASVTVEASADSSKKDQASSMFRVY; encoded by the exons atgaagaacagaaagcaaTGTATTGAAGATACTGAGGGTCAGAATCATGAAGGCGTGGAAG gtgaagaaaatgaagaaaactgttcCTGTTCTGCTTTATTATTTGGTGGTGACATGTGCCCCATCTGCCTGAACTGCCTTATGGAACAAGAGATCGGTTTTCCTGAGAACTGCAGTCATATCTTCTGCATGACTTGTATTCTCAGATGGGCTGAG ACACAGGCTGTATGTCCTATTGATCGCAGACCATTTCAAGCAGTCTGTAGACTTGATGAACTAGAAGAGCGGATAAAA ATTCaggttaaaaaacaaaggaggaggaaggaagaggaggaaaactgTGCCTGCAATAAGGGAAAATACAGCCATGCAAAGATGAGAAGATTTGTGAG AAGAGCTGTGTGTCCAGACAGAGGGCCATTAGCAGCAAAATTAAGCAAAgttgtgaagaaaaaataca gtaatattttctgtgagaaaCGAAGTAAGAAAGCTTTGTATGTGAAGGTAAACAAG cccAGCAGACAGACCTGCTGGAATGAGTGCCTCAGAACTACTTTCTTCAGCACGCTTCCGGCTGGTAGTAGCAACGAAGAATCCTTTTTTAGCTGTAGAAATGACTG TACAGAATTCACAGAAGTCAATGCAGCAATCAGACAGAAGAGACAAGAACTGGAATTGTCCTGTCCATCTGTGCTTGCTAGAGTTGAAAG AATACCTTTAATGTCTCATGGAGCTCAAGCTGAGACCTTTCTTCTCACTTCCACTACACTGACAGGGACAATTCTTCCAAGTATCAGGCCCTTGGAAAACTTtg AATCTTTAGGCAAAGGTTATGCTGTTGCGTGTACccaagaaggagaagagaaaaagcaagcttCTGGTTCATCTGGCACTAGGGGAACTAGAAGGAAATTGGTCAGTACTACTCCTAGAAGAAGGTCTGCACGAAACAGCAAAAACGAGACTTTGGGTCAATCTCGGAGCTCACCTCGGTCGAGCAGTTCTGCGTGTGGGTCCTCTGATGGCAATAACCCATCCCTGAGTACATCTCCTTCAGAATCAGAGAAAGCTCCTCCAAAACGGAAATCTAAAAGAATAGTTAAACAGCCAACACCTGTGgttaaaaagaaactgagaagtTCTACACGCTCAGAAAAGTCATCCAGTGATTCAGTGGAAGATGATGACGTTGCTGAGTCTGAAGCAGTTCTGACATTAGATAAAGACCAGCAGTCAGATAATGAAAGCAGTAACACaagcttttcacagaaaaataatgcagaaacaGAATCTGCTAACGGATTGGAAAGCTGTACTGAACATGCAGAAATTGAGGAGACTACAGGAGAATGTGACAAAGGTGAAGATACTTCAGGCAATGCAGATGTAAGTTTTTCTGCCCAAGAATCTCCAGTACCAGCTTCAGTAGGTGAATGTCAGGAATTTGAAGTAAAAGgtgttactgaaaaaaatgcagatcaTAAGAATCGGGACCTCTGTGAAAATACTGGTGAGCAAATACAAACAGTAGCTAGTCCTAGAGATGAAGTATGTGACCATGCAACTTTTGAAAAAGTAGATCAGAGGTTGTGTAGTCCTCAAAATGAATTGATGGAGAATGTAGAAACTGTGACAAAAACAGATCAACCCACAGCTAGTCCAAAAAATGAATTGTTGGAGTGTCCTGAATCTTCGCAAAAAGATGAGCCATTAGAGAGCACCAGAAGTGAATTGCCTCAGCATCCAGAAGCCATAGAAATAGATAATTCTgaggctgaagaaaaaacaatagtAGACTGTGCAAGTGCGGATATTCAAAACCTAAAAACTGTTCCAGATGAAGAACCAGACACATCAGTACACAGTGTTTCTATGGACAGTACATCAGAGCAATCCTTGAAAGACATTGCCATGCCAGAAAGTGAAGAGGGTAGAACTTCAGAGTCACTCCAGCTAAATGCTGAACATAAACATTTTGGTGAAGATAATAATGAAATGATACCCATGGATTGTGACTCATTTTGCAGTGACCAGAATGAACCTCAGATTGAGCAGTTACCACCAGTTGAAAGCACAGAGCAAGGAGAAGTGAACTTACAGTGTAATGTGGAAAACTGTACATCAGTTTTAGGACTTTCTGATGAAAAAGATGAAGCTaatcctgaagaaaaggaatgcCAGTCAGaactcaaaaaagaaaaaaagactagaACTAGAAGGTCTAGATTTCACTCTCCATCAACAACTTGGTCTCCTTCTAGGAGAGAGGGCAGGAAATCTCAGTCACCATCCCCTAAAAGGGAGGTGACCAGAGACAGGAGCTCCCGATCACCCAAGAAGGAAACTgtcagggagggaaggaggtcCTCATCTCGGTCTCCAAAGAGAGAGACActcaaagatgagaaaaaaacaccatctCGATCTCCCAAAAGGGAAACGGtcagggaaagcaggagatCATCTTCTCGGTCAAGAACTAAGGATTCATCTCCGAGGCAACAATCCAGATCTCGAAGCAGTGATAGAGATAGTCAAAGAAGAGATCgtgacagagaaagaagaactAGGAGGTGGTCTAGGTCACGGTCACGATCTAGGTCAAGATCACGATCTAGGACAAGAAGTAAAGGTTCTTCATTCTCTAGAAGTGAGCGGGACAGTCATTCACCTAGATGGAAAGAGAGAAGGTCAAGTGACAGCTGGAGGAGTCCCAGAGGAAATGATCGATACAGAAGAAGTGATcaagagaaacagaatgaaagTCTTAACAAAGAGAAGGACAATACAGAAAAAACCAATGATCAGTATTCCTCAGACAAGCAGAGGAATGATTGTCCAGACTGGGTAATGGAAAGAATAAATGCTGTTCCTGAAGTCaggaacagagagagagagaaaccacATTGGGAAGATGCCAGGCATGATAATTCAGGACACTCTTGGAATAAAAACTTTGGTTCTGGTTGGATTCCGAATCGAGGGAGGGGTCAACGTGGCCGAGGTGGGCGTGGGAGAGGTGGTTTCATGTATGGAGACCAGAGTGAAAACCActggcaaaacagaaaacctgtcTCAGGGAATGCAAATGTTTCTGGGAATGAAACGTCGAGGTTCCCGGAACATCAGCCATACAAGCGTAAGAATGAACAAGATTATTCTTTTGATACACCTGCTGACAGATCTGGGTGGACATCTGCTTCCAGCTGGGCTGTGAGAAAGACTTTGCCTGCTGATGTGCAGAATTATTATTCAAGAAGAGGACGCAATTCATCAAGTCCACAGTCTGGATGGGGCATGAGACAAGAGGAGGAGGCACCTGAACAAG aTCCAAACCTCAAAGACCAAGGCAACCAGCAAAGTGATGGTTCTCAGTTACCAATAAATATGATGCAGCAGCAAATGAATGTAATGCCACAAGTGAATGCACAGCACCAACCTATGAATATCTTTCCGTATCCAGTGGGTGTTCCTCCTCCCATGATGAATATGCAACGAAATCCTTTCAGCATCCCCCCTCCAATGCCCATGCATCTCCCTACTGGAGTGCCTCTCATACAG gGTATTCCAAATGCTACTCATGTGAGTAATAACATGAGTGCTCCAGCCTTGCCTGCTCCAACAGCAGTCGTGGCAAGTGTGGGAACAGTTCAGGGACCAAGTTCGAGTAACGCAACGTCGTCAAGTCACATCAAGAACTCTAATGCAGCTGTAAAAttgggagaaaacaaagcaagtgtAACAGTGGAAGCCAGTGCAGATAGCTCGAAGAAGGACCAGGCAAGTTCAATGTTCAGAGTATATTAA
- the SCAF11 gene encoding protein SCAF11 isoform X3 — protein MKNRKQCIEDTEGQNHEGVEGEENEENCSCSALLFGGDMCPICLNCLMEQEIGFPENCSHIFCMTCILRWAETQAVCPIDRRPFQAVCRLDELEERIKIQVKKQRRRKEEEENCACNKGKYSHAKMRRFVRRAVCPDRGPLAAKLSKVVKKKYSNIFCEKRSKKALYVKVNKPSRQTCWNECLRTTFFSTLPAGSSNEESFFSCRNDCTEFTEVNAAIRQKRQELELSCPSVLARVERIPLMSHGAQAETFLLTSTTLTGTILPSIRPLENFESLGKGYAVACTQEGEEKKQASGSSGTRGTRRKLVSTTPRRRSARNSKNETLGQSRSSPRSSSSACGSSDGNNPSLSTSPSESEKAPPKRKSKRIVKQPTPVVKKKLRSSTRSEKSSSDSVEDDDVAESEAVLTLDKDQQSDNESSNTSFSQKNNAETESANGLESCTEHAEIEETTGECDKGEDTSGNADVSFSAQESPVPASVGECQEFEVKGVTEKNADHKNRDLCENTGEQIQTVASPRDEVCDHATFEKVDQRLCSPQNELMENVETVTKTDQPTASPKNELLECPESSQKDEPLESTRSELPQHPEAIEIDNSEAEEKTIVDCASADIQNLKTVPDEEPDTSVHSVSMDSTSEQSLKDIAMPESEEGRTSESLQLNAEHKHFGEDNNEMIPMDCDSFCSDQNEPQIEQLPPVESTEQGEVNLQCNVENCTSVLGLSDEKDEANPEEKECQSELKKEKKTRTRRSRFHSPSTTWSPSRREGRKSQSPSPKREVTRDRSSRSPKKETVREGRRSSSRSPKRETLKDEKKTPSRSPKRETVRESRRSSSRSRTKDSSPRQQSRSRSSDRDSQRRDRDRERRTRRWSRSRSRSRSRSRSRTRSKGSSFSRSERDSHSPRWKERRSSDSWRSPRGNDRYRRSDQEKQNESLNKEKDNTEKTNDQYSSDKQRNDCPDWVMERINAVPEVRNREREKPHWEDARHDNSGHSWNKNFGSGWIPNRGRGQRGRGGRGRGGFMYGDQSENHWQNRKPVSGNANVSGNETSRFPEHQPYKRKNEQDYSFDTPADRSGWTSASSWAVRKTLPADVQNYYSRRGRNSSSPQSGWGMRQEEEAPEQDPNLKDQGNQQSDGSQLPINMMQQQMNVMPQVNAQHQPMNIFPYPVGVPPPMMNMQRNPFSIPPPMPMHLPTGVPLIQVAAPTNLSQGLPPPPPPPPPSQQVNYIASQQDGKQLQGIPNATHVSNNMSAPALPAPTAVVASVGTVQGPSSSNATSSSHIKNSNAAVKLGENKASVTVEASADSSKKDQKLLIQEKAAQEVKLAIKPFYQNKDITKEEYKEIVRKAVDKVCHSKSGEVNSAKVANLVKAYVDKYKHSRKKNPEEAVSCERK, from the exons atgaagaacagaaagcaaTGTATTGAAGATACTGAGGGTCAGAATCATGAAGGCGTGGAAG gtgaagaaaatgaagaaaactgttcCTGTTCTGCTTTATTATTTGGTGGTGACATGTGCCCCATCTGCCTGAACTGCCTTATGGAACAAGAGATCGGTTTTCCTGAGAACTGCAGTCATATCTTCTGCATGACTTGTATTCTCAGATGGGCTGAG ACACAGGCTGTATGTCCTATTGATCGCAGACCATTTCAAGCAGTCTGTAGACTTGATGAACTAGAAGAGCGGATAAAA ATTCaggttaaaaaacaaaggaggaggaaggaagaggaggaaaactgTGCCTGCAATAAGGGAAAATACAGCCATGCAAAGATGAGAAGATTTGTGAG AAGAGCTGTGTGTCCAGACAGAGGGCCATTAGCAGCAAAATTAAGCAAAgttgtgaagaaaaaataca gtaatattttctgtgagaaaCGAAGTAAGAAAGCTTTGTATGTGAAGGTAAACAAG cccAGCAGACAGACCTGCTGGAATGAGTGCCTCAGAACTACTTTCTTCAGCACGCTTCCGGCTGGTAGTAGCAACGAAGAATCCTTTTTTAGCTGTAGAAATGACTG TACAGAATTCACAGAAGTCAATGCAGCAATCAGACAGAAGAGACAAGAACTGGAATTGTCCTGTCCATCTGTGCTTGCTAGAGTTGAAAG AATACCTTTAATGTCTCATGGAGCTCAAGCTGAGACCTTTCTTCTCACTTCCACTACACTGACAGGGACAATTCTTCCAAGTATCAGGCCCTTGGAAAACTTtg AATCTTTAGGCAAAGGTTATGCTGTTGCGTGTACccaagaaggagaagagaaaaagcaagcttCTGGTTCATCTGGCACTAGGGGAACTAGAAGGAAATTGGTCAGTACTACTCCTAGAAGAAGGTCTGCACGAAACAGCAAAAACGAGACTTTGGGTCAATCTCGGAGCTCACCTCGGTCGAGCAGTTCTGCGTGTGGGTCCTCTGATGGCAATAACCCATCCCTGAGTACATCTCCTTCAGAATCAGAGAAAGCTCCTCCAAAACGGAAATCTAAAAGAATAGTTAAACAGCCAACACCTGTGgttaaaaagaaactgagaagtTCTACACGCTCAGAAAAGTCATCCAGTGATTCAGTGGAAGATGATGACGTTGCTGAGTCTGAAGCAGTTCTGACATTAGATAAAGACCAGCAGTCAGATAATGAAAGCAGTAACACaagcttttcacagaaaaataatgcagaaacaGAATCTGCTAACGGATTGGAAAGCTGTACTGAACATGCAGAAATTGAGGAGACTACAGGAGAATGTGACAAAGGTGAAGATACTTCAGGCAATGCAGATGTAAGTTTTTCTGCCCAAGAATCTCCAGTACCAGCTTCAGTAGGTGAATGTCAGGAATTTGAAGTAAAAGgtgttactgaaaaaaatgcagatcaTAAGAATCGGGACCTCTGTGAAAATACTGGTGAGCAAATACAAACAGTAGCTAGTCCTAGAGATGAAGTATGTGACCATGCAACTTTTGAAAAAGTAGATCAGAGGTTGTGTAGTCCTCAAAATGAATTGATGGAGAATGTAGAAACTGTGACAAAAACAGATCAACCCACAGCTAGTCCAAAAAATGAATTGTTGGAGTGTCCTGAATCTTCGCAAAAAGATGAGCCATTAGAGAGCACCAGAAGTGAATTGCCTCAGCATCCAGAAGCCATAGAAATAGATAATTCTgaggctgaagaaaaaacaatagtAGACTGTGCAAGTGCGGATATTCAAAACCTAAAAACTGTTCCAGATGAAGAACCAGACACATCAGTACACAGTGTTTCTATGGACAGTACATCAGAGCAATCCTTGAAAGACATTGCCATGCCAGAAAGTGAAGAGGGTAGAACTTCAGAGTCACTCCAGCTAAATGCTGAACATAAACATTTTGGTGAAGATAATAATGAAATGATACCCATGGATTGTGACTCATTTTGCAGTGACCAGAATGAACCTCAGATTGAGCAGTTACCACCAGTTGAAAGCACAGAGCAAGGAGAAGTGAACTTACAGTGTAATGTGGAAAACTGTACATCAGTTTTAGGACTTTCTGATGAAAAAGATGAAGCTaatcctgaagaaaaggaatgcCAGTCAGaactcaaaaaagaaaaaaagactagaACTAGAAGGTCTAGATTTCACTCTCCATCAACAACTTGGTCTCCTTCTAGGAGAGAGGGCAGGAAATCTCAGTCACCATCCCCTAAAAGGGAGGTGACCAGAGACAGGAGCTCCCGATCACCCAAGAAGGAAACTgtcagggagggaaggaggtcCTCATCTCGGTCTCCAAAGAGAGAGACActcaaagatgagaaaaaaacaccatctCGATCTCCCAAAAGGGAAACGGtcagggaaagcaggagatCATCTTCTCGGTCAAGAACTAAGGATTCATCTCCGAGGCAACAATCCAGATCTCGAAGCAGTGATAGAGATAGTCAAAGAAGAGATCgtgacagagaaagaagaactAGGAGGTGGTCTAGGTCACGGTCACGATCTAGGTCAAGATCACGATCTAGGACAAGAAGTAAAGGTTCTTCATTCTCTAGAAGTGAGCGGGACAGTCATTCACCTAGATGGAAAGAGAGAAGGTCAAGTGACAGCTGGAGGAGTCCCAGAGGAAATGATCGATACAGAAGAAGTGATcaagagaaacagaatgaaagTCTTAACAAAGAGAAGGACAATACAGAAAAAACCAATGATCAGTATTCCTCAGACAAGCAGAGGAATGATTGTCCAGACTGGGTAATGGAAAGAATAAATGCTGTTCCTGAAGTCaggaacagagagagagagaaaccacATTGGGAAGATGCCAGGCATGATAATTCAGGACACTCTTGGAATAAAAACTTTGGTTCTGGTTGGATTCCGAATCGAGGGAGGGGTCAACGTGGCCGAGGTGGGCGTGGGAGAGGTGGTTTCATGTATGGAGACCAGAGTGAAAACCActggcaaaacagaaaacctgtcTCAGGGAATGCAAATGTTTCTGGGAATGAAACGTCGAGGTTCCCGGAACATCAGCCATACAAGCGTAAGAATGAACAAGATTATTCTTTTGATACACCTGCTGACAGATCTGGGTGGACATCTGCTTCCAGCTGGGCTGTGAGAAAGACTTTGCCTGCTGATGTGCAGAATTATTATTCAAGAAGAGGACGCAATTCATCAAGTCCACAGTCTGGATGGGGCATGAGACAAGAGGAGGAGGCACCTGAACAAG aTCCAAACCTCAAAGACCAAGGCAACCAGCAAAGTGATGGTTCTCAGTTACCAATAAATATGATGCAGCAGCAAATGAATGTAATGCCACAAGTGAATGCACAGCACCAACCTATGAATATCTTTCCGTATCCAGTGGGTGTTCCTCCTCCCATGATGAATATGCAACGAAATCCTTTCAGCATCCCCCCTCCAATGCCCATGCATCTCCCTACTGGAGTGCCTCTCATACAGGTAGCTGCTCCCACAAATTTGTCTCAGGGATTACCTCCGCCTCCACCTCCACCCCCACCATCTCAACAAGTCAACTACATTGCTTCACAGCAAGATGGAAAACAATTGCAG gGTATTCCAAATGCTACTCATGTGAGTAATAACATGAGTGCTCCAGCCTTGCCTGCTCCAACAGCAGTCGTGGCAAGTGTGGGAACAGTTCAGGGACCAAGTTCGAGTAACGCAACGTCGTCAAGTCACATCAAGAACTCTAATGCAGCTGTAAAAttgggagaaaacaaagcaagtgtAACAGTGGAAGCCAGTGCAGATAGCTCGAAGAAGGACCAG aaattgttaatacaggaaaaagcagcacaagaaGTCAAACTAGCTATTAAGCCTTTCTACCAAAATAAAGACATCACCAAGGAAGAGTATAAAGAAATTGTGCGGAAAGCTGTTGATAAA GTTTGTCATAGCAAGAGTGGAGAAGTTAATTCTGCAAAAGTGGCAAATCTAGTCAAAGCCTATGTGGACAAGTACAAACATTCACGGAAGAAGAATCCTGAAGAGGCTGTCTCCTGTGAAAGGAAGTAG